Part of the Xiphophorus couchianus chromosome 2, X_couchianus-1.0, whole genome shotgun sequence genome, CTCTGTCAATCAATCAGCTCACAGacttttgtaaaagcaaaatgtgaagGAATCTTCGTCTTCTTGAGTTAGCGATGCTTACCTCCAAGAGAGGCAGGCAGTTCGTCTTAAACATGGCCTCTCATGCAGAAACTGCTGCTTAGCTGCAGAGGTCAGGATGTCCAAGCTGATCTAAAATGCAATACAAATAGTAAAATACAATATTCAAGCAAAAACTTggaagattttctgttttatgtcaaattaataAGTGGGGAAAGTCTGAGTTATACAATTACTCTTCCTTATGCTTTAATAGCATAAACTGCTTTTATATCATAGTAAAGTGAAAAGTCGGGGGGAGGGAGGGTTAAAGTCATtttcctgaaaggttttcaaCTTTCACTTTTGAAGCAGTTTCCTTTTTGTCCACAAGGCGTTGCTAAAACTCAAGACATGTACAGCCTGATTCAGAGAGAACAGCGACAATTAAAGTTACTAAATAAAACGGAGTTTACTAGTTTATTTAATGTTCAATAAATGAgaacatttactaaataaatgtgaGATCTGTTGTCTTTTACACAGATTTATATCTTGTTAGAGAACAGAAAAACCCAGGAGCAAacttaaaaactaaacaaacgtaaatcaaatcagtcaaaaagaagaaacatttcaagGAGAATAAGACCAGCTAAAtgataaacagataaaaatcaacCAGTTCCTGAAtctgaaagacaaaataatatgaaaaaaagatttgagagACCAGAAATGAATGAACAGGAAGAATGACACAATCTGACAGATTCAGGTTGTAGATTATTctgaacaagaaaaaatgttggtttGATTATCAAAACCAAAATGCTTGTTTCTCTGtaggtttaaacattttcctaaaACGTACAGCTGGTCCAGCTGTACATGTCAGAGCAGGTTTTCCTCACCTGCTCTGACATAGTGCTGCAAAATAagtgaggaagatgaagaaacTGTTAACAAATGCTTCATTTTATCCAATATTTACTGGTCAGAAAAAGATTCAGGCATCAAGAAATTCATAAATCTTTGTAGAATAAATGGCAGGTCCTTATTTCTTACATAATCTAATATTTAATATCCAAACtatttatctttaaatctgTTATAATGTATTTGTATGTTAGCACATTTGGTTCGATTACAAACCGAAACGGTTCTGGGCTTGCATCTATCCGGATCTCCTCCCAGAGCGAACCTGTTCAGTTCTCCTCcagtccagcagagggcgctacGCGAAGAGGCTCTCGGTCTCCTGGAGGAGATGTTTCCCCGGTTCGGCGGTGGTTTGATTAGGTGTTTCAAGCAGATTCGGTTCGAACCTCTAACCGGTGTTCCTGCAGCTGACTCCGTCCCGGTGTTTAGCTGCTCGTCTTGGTCCACCCGCCGGTCCTCCAGAACCACAGCGATGCCCCGGAAGCAGAAAGAGGTTAGTCAGAATCTGAGTCTGAACTTCAAGCGTGGATGGTTCGGTGTTTCTGTCAGGATCTTTAACTGATCCTCGTTTAATTCCCCATTGTTATTAAAGGGTTATTATTTAACCATTTTCGTTGAATCCGAACCGAATCTGATTAATCATGAACTGCGCCTTTCTACGCCGAATGAACTGAAAAGATGCTTGCAGCTCCATGTTGCATTCAAATGCACCTCCTGCAGTAGAAAGCTATTCTAATtattaaatatgtgttttaaaatgagacaCTGCGCGTTTCAGTGGCGTAGGAAGATgcaaagacataaataaaacaaaaataaccgTCCAGCACCCCTCCTTCCTATTCATCTGAAACTAAAGCATGCACATTTTAACTCTACCTCAACCAGACTCCCACAGACTACTTCCAGttgtttaaaacacacacacacacacacagcatatATGCAGTGATAAATGTGTCACTCCAGCAGAATCAGCACAAGTTCTACTTAGATGTTGCAGTCAAGACCCAGTAACAGCATTACTTTACTACATACTAACCAATGCACAGTCTGCACTGATGAAAATTCCCTCTTTTTATGCAAATGATCAAACTAATGACAGCCTCACATGTTTCCTGactaattaatattaaataatctgagtaaaaaataataataaagattcTAAAATGGTATGACACAATATGACAcacagataaattaaaattcaacaagCTAaccaaaacaagagaaaataaaacaaatgtagcCAAAAGAAGCTAGGCTAATATgtagaaaatcaaaataaactaaaataagatGGGACAAACTATACGAAGGTAGGGTAAACTGCATTAAGATCAGCTGAAGTACACCAAGCTAATGGcaggataaaaacaaagaaatgcttAGCTGCAAAACTTAAGATATAGGAAGATAAAATAAGCTACACTAAGACaaatgaagttaaaataaaaacaaataaactatgATAATGTAAGCTACAGTGAATAAGCTAAACCACACAACACTAATAAGGAAAACAAGTGACCCAAAATATGGGATGCTAGAATAAGGTAGCATATGCTAAGCTATAATAAgataatgaaaaattaattatgCAGAGCTAACCTTGAGCAAGTTCAAGTATAACAAATGTACATAAAACAGATTAAGCTACATTATCGGAGGCTTAAATGCAAATTGAACTAAAAGATAAGTTGGGCGAATGTTAGGTATTAAGGTATTCCAAAATAAGCTTAAATTCTAGAGGATAATAAAGACTAAAATAGTCttgaatttacattaaaaattaaactgtgCTTCAGGAGGATGAGATCAATTTAAcgacacaaagaaaaaccagTCCAGTCACACAGTGAGGGTATTACCAACGTGGTGATCGATATAATAAAACTATCCAGTAACCTCTGTGCTGTTAAACAGATGAAAGGACAGGTGAAGGCGGCTGTAGGTGGAACCGCAGAGACACCGGACTCTGGTCCGGTAACCCGTGACAAGAGTGGATCTGTATCCATCACAGTGCACGCGAAGCCGGGCTCCAAACACAGCAGCATCACAGGTCGGCCTCACGTTGCATTAAACATCTTATCTGTTGTTACTAAAACAGAGCTCACACTTTGTTCTGCCTCTCTTCCAGATGTTTCCACTCAGGCTGTAGGCGTCTCCATTGCAGCGCCACCTACAGACGGAGAAGCAAACACAGAGCTTGTCCGCTACCTTGCAGAAGTCCtggagctgaagaagagccaAATTTCACTGGACAAGGTTTCTGAAACTCCTacatctgtttttgattttaatgtgtttattcaGCAATCATTGGAGTCTAACATTTCAAGGGATACAAGTgaacaaaaacacttcaaaagATTACAGGACAGATTAAAAACTAATGGTAGGACTCAACTGagtcattaattaatttacatttttgcagctAAATTATTGAACAGACATGAGTTcagcaacaaatatatttacctTTGTCAATCTGTTTAAGTTGatcaacttttaattaaaaacattatgccacaaaaacaaacatttaatttaaaacatcctTTTTATTGCTAaactattgaaaaaaaaatgtatatatgaactcaaaatatagatttttattatttaagttattCAACCGTCAGATCGGTGTAACGTACTTTTATACTTCACTTCAAAAGCCATTCAGTTTTGAAGTGTTTCAGGAATGCCTGATTATTCatgtaactttctttttttttttttttttttttctcctaagagtttttgcggcgctagtggctcgtattttttgtacagtaggcagacaggaaggagggtgaggagaggggcgcgacgtccgcgtcgaggaccaaggcctccaaacgtggggcgtgctaaccccctgcgccaccacagcacgccccgtaactttcttttttttaaaaaaaataaataaataaataaaaaacgtGTTTATAAATGTGGACGCCAACATTGGCGTTGGGGGCGGCTCTTCTGCTGCTACATGGTTAGCATAAATGCTactttaggcttgaatagctttgctgataggctaactccttttagcataACTTCAACAcaacaaaagtattttccaGCGTCACATCAGATattttttgaagcagaaatttgCCCTTACTGGTCCAAGAAAAGCTGCTTTATCTTCCATTACTGTTCGCAGATTccgcttgtgcgtcagatttacgggtgtaccagaaacacgCAGCAAAGGTTCCGGCTCTGGACttttgcattaaaagaaaaaatacaaacaacaaatgtgattaattgagttaatttttttaattcgtTAAAGTCACAGCCATATTTAAAACGGAAAGACATATAGATAAAGTTAGGAGTTTATCTTCATAAAATTCAGCATAACTAATATTTACTGGATAGCTTTTCAGTCAGCAGCTCTTTAAACTACAGTTAATGCCTCGTCATTTGGATTAACTCTTTTTCcttgtttagattttttctttttaacttgtGAATTTTATTCTAATGGATCAACAACATTTCACCCTGTAGGGTTCTAGATCCAGAGACAAAGTCATCAAGGTGGACTCCTCGTTGGATCCAGAGGAGGTGCTAAAGAGGCTCcggcaggcagccagctgatcGGCAAAGACAGGGTGGAAGAAGGGTTTTAGTTACCTTCTGAACAGTCAGCTGGACCAGTAATGGATCTGTGGGACTGAAACTTCTCCCACATTGAGATCAATATCATCTTTCCATCCCTCAATTTTCTAAATAACAGATTCTTCCGAGGATGGAGCTGGAAAAACATGAAGTGAGAAGAAAACTACTGTCAGGTCTCTGAAGTGGCAACATGACGCTGGTTAGAGCTTTTCCACAGAGTCATGTGGAAAGGGTTGTGTGTAATCATGGAAAACAGGTGGATTTCCATTCTTAAAAACAGAACCTATTATACAAAGTTCACATTTCTGTACTTCCGTTTGGATCTCTGATGCTTCTAAAAATGCCCAGATGTTTTTTGGTAATAAGTTCATATAttttggtgtctagaaaatgagccattttcaaaaactttccgAATGCAACATctcaaatcagcaggcactgacCTTCACCTAGTGACCCCTATTTCCAAAGAGTTctgcccatcacctagcaacccaagctgagctccagtatgaaataagtcattttcaaataaatatttaactgagcTCCAGGTTCATGACTTATTTTTGTTGtaagattttaagttttttaatcaCTTGCGTGCTGCAAAACTTAATTCTGAAGGTTATTAGGTCTGACACATTATAGCTTTTACAAATCCAatccagtaggtggcggtaatgcactgCTGGTATACAACCAAAGAAAATCCTCAACCAGCACCTTTcactgcttttttaaatttctgttcaCATTATAAAAGGTaagttttgtgcaaaaatagacctattttaatttataaataatgtaagtgtgaaataaaattcCTTTAGATTACTTCAAACTCCAGttgcttgatttattttaagttaaagcTACAGCAAATTGATtttataactaaataaatataatttttttaaaacattaaatgtatctttctgttctttcacaaactcaattAATTCTGTTTTACTGAATATATTCACATATTTGCCTTGACATGATTTCCAATTGACatagctttgtgttttattaactcTAAATACTAATATGCTAATTAAAAGTAGTTGAACCTATTTATCTGGCACCAGGTTAATTCCTTACAGGAAattgtggttgttttgaagcaatttgATTAGCTGACAGATTTTAGCTTTGTGCTACTTTGACAACATCTCCACTTTCATCCATCTGGAGAAATCCCTggatttttgtaatatttttgttttttcatattatttccaATTATTATTGGTAGCCTTCACTGTACCAAGGCATACATACAACATCCTGGAATATAAAGGCATCTGTTTTTCTCCAGATAGATACTTTTATACTAGGAATGCACCATCCCTGTTTTCCACTTCCGACACCTAAGGTTTAGTATTGGCCAATACTGATCTAATACAGAAAAACTATCCTGAATTTCATAAATGTCTTCAATTACAAAATTTGAtgactctgcaccagtacagcacatttaaatacacagaTAGCTTCACAAGTTTGGTCAAGCCTACAAAAACAGCACGACTTTAATTTggtcaaactgacaaaaataaactgcaacaaaccttctttcaaatggttcagaaagtgcaattaggaattataaatatgatgcaaaataaataaagcatcaagtgtagcacaaagcatagaattggACTGAATAGATTGGCCCATATGGCTGAGGCACATTGGCACTGAGACccaatattgattttttttcaatatcgaTACTCAAGCATTAATATCAGATCTGTGCATCTCTACTAATGTTCAGATTTTCTATAATTTCTctgcaaaactatttttaaaggATGTTAATaggcaaattttaaaaaggaatgcTGCCTGCCAGCACAGCTGTGGTTTATTTCTGgttcttcaaattcactgttGTAAAATCCAGACGACTGAATGCTGCAACTAAAGGcgtttcagaaacatttttgtttaaagttgtGAACGCTTATGCAACCATGTTATTATAGCTTTCTAATTACTTATACATTCCTTCAGTGAGTTTCAGCTGAACAGCAGACATGCCAAGATGAAACCTTCACTAAGTGACTGCAGAGATGATCCACGGTCCAGCAGCAGCCGATGAGGAGCTTCTGAGCACATAAGCTTCTGAATCCTTTACATTTGagaggaaaaatgtttgttcagtCATTTGAGGCTTAGCGCAGAGTCTGAAAACCTTCGTCACCCTGACAGTCGCAGACGTAAAGCTGCTGATCCTGGATCAGCAGAGGAAGACAGACACTGAGGAAAAACTAACTCTGAGGTGGTTCTTATGTAATCCTGCAGCTTCCTAAACCAAGCAGAAAGTTTGTTTGCAGAGCTGGCTGCAGAAAGATAGTCAGCGGACCTTTGATATTCGGTCCTTATCTGCTAGGCCTTTCATGTCGCGCTCTCTGAAGCCTTTTAGTTTGAACAGGAACAATCTGAGCCTCATTACTGCTTCACTAATTCACAGCTCTCTGATTCAGAGGCTGATGACTTGATGCTGATCAGACATGCCTGCAACGAGGAGGCGTTCAAGTCCTCGGAAACCCCAGGAGTCCCGGAGAAGCCAAAGTTGAACCCTCTGCAGCGTCTGATGAACATTTCTCCATATAACGCTTCTTTTTAAACTCTTATGAAACATGGAATCATCACATGTTGTAGGAGTTTGTAGTAGTTTATTTATGCAGCACCATATTATAAGACTGTAAGATCAAATTCATATCTATGCATCAAACTCCATAAAGATTCAAACTCATGCATTTTCTGctacacactgcaaaaacacaagatcgTACCAAATGTGTTTGTCTACTTTCTTGGGCAAATATCAATTGAAATatgatttaaagtaaattagcaaaatataggactttgaagtaaataattactgaatttggatttttaaaaagtgccagttccactggcagattattcagcttaaagcaagacatttttctggaGATGCAAATCTTTAAGTGTCGAGCGATTCGATTCAGAAACGATCTTTCTACTCAAATGGTCTAGAGATTTTGCTTAAATTATGTGATTGACAAGAAAATACAGTGATTTAGCAGATCCAGAGGATTTGGATGAAACTACTACAAACAGTAAATAATGTCTTTCAAAAAGCAGTTTACAAAAAATGCTCTAATTTACAGGCATTTTACGGCGCTTGTGAAATTTAACTGAACTGGTTTCATGTCTGGTGTAGGATGTGACCTTTTAAACTCTACAGGCTTGTAATCCAGGATTTTTGAAAACCTTGAAGTTTCTCCAAACTGATGGGTCACTCTGgttaaatgcaattaaaagaTAGCATGAGGTTATTAGCAGCCCATGCAGATAGGACTGAATGAGGCAATTAGGATGAAAATGAGGAAGTTGATCAAGAAGACGGTAAGCGCCGACAGTCTGATGGATTTAGATCATTTTAGAAtgtttcaaactttaaatttcacTCAAGGAAAAAGTTTGATTTCCAACATTTCACATGTGAAAAGAACATAATGGGCTCAAAAACTGTTATGGTGCCAGTTTGTCAGAATTGTGAAGTTAAATAACCTAAGCTTGAACCCTATCCCTATTGTGTTAAAATAGATTTCAGTCAAACAGATCAGCTCTGCAGATCTGATTAGCTCTGCAGGATGGAGCCAAAATGCACCAGTTTAAGTTTCCATTTTGGATTTAACTCTGACCAAGAATTTGTCCCAGAACTGATTTAACACTGAACTTGATTTTCCAGTTAAAGTCCCCATTAAGATCAGCCTGTGTTCCAAGCTGGACCTGTAAGTCCAAAGGGTTTAACTGGAATATCAAGTTTTGAGGCATGCAATGAAACCCAAAACATCCGGATCAATTTGTACtcagattaaagtaaaaacaattgaaaaattTAGAGTGTGGAAGTCGATAGCATACAGGAATGCCTAAGACCTCAAAACCCAACTGATGTTTAACTAAGGCAGACTTTTATCTGCCTTAGTTTCCCAGGAGATAAAAATTCACCAAGACAGTGATAGCAGACATTTAAgcatttgtttaatgttttgacACGTTGTGGGAGGCGTCGCTTaaaatttccatttcatttgtAGCCAGTTGTGCTGCAGACAATAATTTTGTTTCGTTACCAAATTTGCATCATTTCGTAATATGACTAATGCAACGTTGGTACTTTACTTTCAAGGCACGTTCGCATAAAAGTGCCATTTCTCTAATGACACTTCATGAGAACAGTCAggcattcataaagactccttcacaTCCATGACAGGAGTTTTGTCAATCTTATGCACACCCCATCAGAGTGTTATCGAATGAGTACTAATTTTAGTTAGGATATTTTAACAAATTCCCAAGCACCTTCCTAAGAACATCACTGACAAAACTCTAAGTCACCTTTTCCAAACCACAAGGCCATAACACAAAGGAGCCAGCTCCACAGAAACACGCTGAATGTTCAGCTGAATGTTAAACCTCAATCTGCAGGAGCCACAGCTGTGGCACATCACCTCTAATTTCAGCAAATACCACAGCAATATTGCGTTCAACTACTTAAAGGAGGGGTAAAGCACTAATAAGCAGTTTGCTAACCGCCATTATAtaacacaagaagaagaagaagaagaagagtatTTTCAATTTAGGTTcacatatttttgatatttttatgaatgcgtgtaaaacatgaactaaatattttggGGAAAGAGgaaatagagaaaaaatatttggccaaaatatttaaaaagagtATTTTCTGAAAAGTCATATTATTCTCACTTATACAGTAGGACTGGTTTAAAtctcattgtttctttttggtgGGTTTGTTGGTATCTGACAGACAAAAGGGAGATTTTACATTCCTTCTTTCAACACCTCTCCTTCGGGAGCGAAATGTgtaacagggttttattttaataatattatagatctgaagtttgtcaaaatttattcattaattcTTGCTGCTCTTGACGGTTGATGGTTACCACAGCAACCAGTAACggacagctcctccccctttttctgTTGACATCCGTACCCGCAGCATTCATTAGGATcaactctgtgttttctttacaaaaattatagtttgacattttaaatttgaatttaatcacTGGGCTTTGTGTGTAACTTTTCCATGGTTTgtgtattattttacttttgtcataATGTGTTTTGCaatttaactgtttaattttacagttaCCTTGAACTGTTCATACTTCTCATCTGACACAATTTCACACTTCGGGGAACTTTGCatctgacagccatcttggttgGTAACTGTAACTAACTGTCATTTCGGTTACAATGGaattgctatgacaacaataaccAAGTCACAAGCTTAGAATTAGCTTTCGTCTGGGTCCTATCTAACTTATaaacaatattaacattttattttttccttatactttctttttgttggtctcaAAGCCATGGTTCATCTATGCTTTGTACTGCACTTGCCTACCAACATGGCGGTTCAGTGGAGCGGCTCATTGAACCGCTCTGTTGCTCTGTAGCTTATTTAGCTACAGAGTTGACTTCacctttattgtattttatttaatgcatggCAGAAACTGCTGGACAGATGCtgattttctgtcttatttgaataaatacagtgaaccTGAAAGTGTCTGTCGTGAAGTCAAACTGGACTTGAGGTAAACAAAGAAAGGTTGCAAATGCACAACTTATCTAGAAGTATTCTGTGTCTTTGTCTCTGActatattttgaatgtttttgtcctGTAAAGCTAATTGTCGTCACGCTGTGACAGTGATGAATGAGGTGCGATCAACAGACTGACACATCCTCCAGTTTCTGGTTTGTTTACGGTGTGAGAGGCGAGGATTTTCAGATGCAGCTCCTCTGACTGTCAGAAGGGTTTAAGTTGTGTTCAGATGAATGGCGCCGACAGTAATACCTTTATCCCAGCAAACTGATGGGAAATATAAATAGAAGTGCTGCAGCCAGAAAGTGATTGCCACGTCTCTTACACTGTTTCAAAGTTTGTTATATAAGAAGGGAGTTGAATATGTTTGTTTCATCGCAGAAAGTGTCTGAGAAGTAATGTGTGTAAATTTCTCAAAGCTGACTGGTTCATCCATAAACAAGCTGCTTCTTCAGAGGATCAGTCTGATGCTAATCAGGGAGGAAAACATGTTGCTGCACCAAAGatatcagctttttttttccatttttgtgcagcagcTATGAACAATTAGTTTTCCTTGACTGATGcaaattaagttaattaatttgaaacaaattaaaagcattCACAATTATTAGAAGCATTTTAGGACAGACATTAACTTCTGCACAGCTCCCATTAGCAGCATGTGAACTTTGATTAGGTCTTTGCAACACCtgggttattttcttttatcttagtttgtgattttgtttttaccttaaacTGTATTTCCCCTCTGTGGGACAGTAAATTATAGTTCTATTCTTTTCTGTTCTGCTCTAATTGCTTATTCCTGTCCATCTTGGTATTGCTGTGTCACACAACCACCTGACTCTGCAAGCTTGTCACATcatttataagtgaaataatcctaAGGATTATATCTGGATAATCCAGGTTATTTCCCTGAAGCTCATCTTCATTCTGTTTCTTCTCCTGTATTTTCTACTGAGAggttttctaataaaaacaacaactagtCCTTAGATTTAGGCACAAGTCAAAGTGTTTGAattaatacaacaaaaacaacacaaaaaaccaGCCTCTGCGTCACGTCGATGACGTCATCAGGGGGTCCAAAGATGCCCCGCGGTGCGGAGCGCGCGGCATTCAGTGCGTGAGACACCAGGTAGAGGAAGGTGAAGTCAACTCGCGATCTGACCTTTAACTTTCCCGcactttgcttgtttgtttgtttgcttgtttatttgttgttttgtcgGCATGTGGGCGCGTGCTGTGTTGTGCGCGGCGCTACTGTCGGTTCTGTGTCCGGCCGGCTCGACGGAAGCCGAGAGGGACGAGAGAGAAGTGCAGGACTACAGCAACTCCAACAGACTGGTGAGCCCCTCCTAAAAACtagatgcattaaaaataaacttaagagACGCATATAGAAGTTTAAtctctttaaaattaaatctcagCATTTGCATAGACTaatattatacattttaaaactacataAGTTGCCTTTTTATAGTCATTTTTagattatattattatattttatgtctcaaaactataaaaaatatttttctttgactAATAATTCTTTATTGATAGGAAATAAGATAAGCATCTCTCAAAAGATTACATACATTAACGAAAAAGGACTATagaattaaaatagttttaataatttgcttttattaatgttttgctCCCTACACAGATTATCTACATGGGCCacttctttataaaatattatttttacttccaATCATAAGAATTTTGTATGtattaattaatgttttattttttaatgatgtttctatttatttacatttcttaaattcttaatttaaaaagcaaaaagcattgaaatatattttaaaatgcattaaataaattaattaaagtatttaaagagCAAGTGTAatagtaaacatttaaattgtatttatttggaaatatgtTTAAACTTCTTTCAAATACGTAATAAACTGGAgaataataaaatttgattttatgacTCCAAGAAAGAAGCATCTTACTAATCAAAAACTCTTCTGAGCCAAGTATTTATTGCCTTAATGCTTCTGCAGTTTCACTCTTCTTGTCTTTTCTTGTCAGCTCGGAGCGCTGCATGAAgttctggagaagctgcagacaAAGAGGATCAATCCCTGGGAGAAGAAATACGGACAGGTTCCTTCTGTGAGTCTCTGTAGATCCTTTTTCTCaacttgaaaaatattcagaaattttcagtatgcaactaaaactgaaacattattGACAAAAGAATCCAGAACATCGCAtcagatttattattaaaagcaatctggaaaacaaatcaacaaaaattgTTTCAACCAGTTGCAATGCCGCAATTTTGCCAGTAGATGGCGTGAAAGCAtacattttacaattaaaacCAATATTAGGTTTAAatagtgttgtgtttttatgaatatatCAGTCACTTTCATGAAGgcaaattatttgaataattatttaatacctCAGGTTATGTCCAGGTTTCCCTGCTCTGTTTACTTCTAATGTGTAAAGTTAtagattttatgtgttaaagCTGCACATGATCAGCAtaaatattattcatttttgtcttttaatgacTTTTAATGTGAATCGTTCTTTTTCCAAAGCGGAATGACTGCATAACATagcaataatttttaaagacaaaagctGAGTGCACAATTTATGGATTTGATCAAATCCAGTCGGTGTTAAAATTATCCAAACTTTCGCTAGCTAATAAAACAGCTTCATTCTGGGTGGATATTTGACCTCTGCTCTTGGTGTGATGGTTAGAGTTCACCTAAACTAGTTAATTAACCGTAATTCATCAGTTTTCAACAGAGTTGAGTGCTTCAGGAAGCTAACACTTAAGCTAAATGTTAGCTCTACTTTATTCAGTCTTAAGCCAGCTTGGGATCATTGCCTTGTTGCAACATCCACCTCAGTCCAAGGTTGAACTAACTGTAGATTAGAGGTTAGGTGAAGACTTTGCACTATGAAATGCACCAGTACCATTGGTAGTGAAACAGACCCACAGGATGATGCAGCCACCAGGTGGCTTGAGGTTCTTAGGTTCGAGGATAATCAGCTCAAATCTTTGTCTCCTCAGACCCTAAAACTTTTCCCCTGAAGTCATCAAGCTTGACCATCTGGACAACTGAAAGCTTTGAATTTGGAGCAGATACTACTAATTGTGCCAT contains:
- the c2h15orf40 gene encoding UPF0235 protein C15orf40 homolog, which produces MERRGVGFPSVSSLCSCLDEGDPNASMEREAGGGGGGRGEGGVSVLMQSRQAHLVRLQTETVLGLHLSGSPPRANLFSSPPVQQRALREEALGLLEEMFPRFGGGLIRCFKQIRFEPLTGVPAADSVPVFSCSSWSTRRSSRTTAMPRKQKEMKGQVKAAVGGTAETPDSGPVTRDKSGSVSITVHAKPGSKHSSITDVSTQAVGVSIAAPPTDGEANTELVRYLAEVLELKKSQISLDKGSRSRDKVIKVDSSLDPEEVLKRLRQAAS
- the cart2 gene encoding cocaine- and amphetamine-regulated transcript 2 — translated: MWARAVLCAALLSVLCPAGSTEAERDEREVQDYSNSNRLLGALHEVLEKLQTKRINPWEKKYGQVPSCDLGEHCAIRKGSRIGKMCDCPRGAFCNFFLLKCL